The Musa acuminata AAA Group cultivar baxijiao chromosome BXJ3-6, Cavendish_Baxijiao_AAA, whole genome shotgun sequence region AACACGTACCCGCGCTTCTGTGCGGCCTCGCCACCGAGGGCGATGAGTAGGCGGCGCGTCTCCTCGTCCGCCTGGCGGAAGTCGCTCGTCGACAGGTAGTTCGCGAGGGCGTCGAGTGGCGCGGAGGAGGAGACGCCGGCCGGTGCTACAGTACTGGATGAGGTGGTGCTCGGGGGGGAGGAGGAGCAGGGGACGTTGGAGAAGAGTCTGTAGGATTTGCTTGGTTTGAAGAAGATAGAGCCAGGAGACGAGGTGAAGTAATGTTGATGGTGGTTGTGGTGGCGGAGAATGGATTGATGGAGGGACTGGAGAGAGGTACTGGccatgggagagagagagagagagagagagagagagagaggacaaggAATGGTTGGGAAAGAGCGAGAAGAGGGTGGCAGAGAGGAATGAGAAGATGACCAAGGTATATCATATCCAGGAGATATGTAAGGTGAGCTGTGATTGGTTGGGAATGGGTGAGGTACGATACAATCTCCGCGCGAGATGTTGGTGGGCATGAGGCCATCTTTAGAATTATTTACAATTGATTCTTTTTGCCTTAAAATATAACTTCTCTATgaatttatttattcttttctaACATCAAACTCTCTGAGCAAGCCAAGAGAACTCTATTAGATGCTAGTCTCTAACCCCTTGTCTGATGATTCTAAGCTTGTCTCATAATTCAAAGGAATTGAAATATGCTGTGTTTGGTATTTTGATTCACTTTGGAAAATTTCACTTTATGTGATTTCTTAGCCTCATTTGATTCTTATTTAGTTATTCTTACGCAGCATTTTAATTCACAAGTTGCTAATTGTTGGTGCATGTTTAACAGATGCTTAGGTTTTCAAGATACTCAAGCTGAAAGAAGACTGAAGGCAACATTGATGGGATATTATACCAGCAAATACTGTCACATTTAATCAGTCAACTTTATAATTTGGGTGTTGATGATTAAGTCTACAATCATTATAATCCTCCATAAATTTGGGATAAATTTGCAATCATGCttgtgaggtttcttgctcacctGCTGCAAGTGGCTTTATCGATTGGGTTAGACACAGATCATTCTCATGATTTGTCTCTTGAGATAGTttttcaaagaataaaaatagtaGCTGTTGAATGAGTATAAGCTACTTAGGAGAATTATACGATAGGCTTATGCAACCAAATGTATTCACTTCCTAGACAAACATGCAAATCAAGCTAAAATATACTGTTCTGGAGTCAACTGAATCATAAATCTATCCACATTTTCTTCAGAAATTGTTGAAATATTTATGTCCTTCTCCTGTCTCTGTTTTCTCTGTCTTTATATAGTCATTCAAATCACTAGTATTATACGATAGGCTTATGCAACACCGAAGAACTATCCAAGATCAGGGACAGTGAAGTACTCCTCCTCATCAGATATCTCAAGCCTAGGCTTCTTAAACAAAGTGCCACACTTGTTGCCTCTGTAGAATCCTGTATCACTAGCTTGTGGAACAGGGAATTTGTTGGCTCTGTAGAAGCCTGTGTTGCTTGCTTGTGTGGTGGGGAGCTCAGGGACTTGAGCTGCTGTTTGGGTCGCCTTGGGCAGTTG contains the following coding sequences:
- the LOC135641609 gene encoding tetrapyrrole-binding protein, chloroplastic-like — encoded protein: MPTNISRGDCIVPHPFPTNHSSPYISPGYDIPWSSSHSSLPPSSRSFPTIPCPLSLSLSLSLSPMASTSLQSLHQSILRHHNHHQHYFTSSPGSIFFKPSKSYRLFSNVPCSSSPPSTTSSSTVAPAGVSSSAPLDALANYLSTSDFRQADEETRRLLIALGGEAAQKRGYVFFSEVQFIEAADLQAIDRLWRQHSGGRFGYAVQRRVWEKSGRDFTRFFIRVGWMRRLDTEVEQYGYRSFPGEFMWEFKDDTPEGHLPLTNALRGTQLLRSILTHPAFEEIIEEGREKSEEEGRMAVEEKGKEQPKLLGGKRVFEPDYSF